The Fusarium oxysporum f. sp. lycopersici 4287 chromosome 6, whole genome shotgun sequence DNA segment GTGATGAGGATCACAACCTATGGTGCTCATGGAGTTTTGGTTGCTGCTCCACCGCAGGAGGCATATGATCTTGCGCCATCCACTCTGCGAGTTCGCGGAACAATGGTAGTAAGTAGGCCCAACCGCCTCCCCCGGATAATGACTGACGCAACACCTTGACAGGCCCTTGCTCTTCCACAGAGCCCTACCGTCGTGGCTGGATCGTCAGCTGCTTTCGTTAGTGGTAAGAGGTTGAGCATTGTTGGAAGCCTTGTTGGCACCAAGAGAGAAGCAGACGAAGCGCTCGACTTTGCAGCAAGAGGATTGATTCGCCCCGTTTTAACCAAAGGGACGTTGCATGACGTTGACAAGTTCTGTGACTTGCTCCAAGCTGGAAAGGTCCCTGGAAGGGTTGTGCTCAAAGTTTCTTTTACCTAGACTCCAAGTGAACAAAATCCTCACTTATTCCATGTGACATTGAGTTTACTGCAACACAGACATCATTGAAGCGTTATGGACGTATTATACAATATATATACAGTTCCGTACAAAAGTCCCGACACATTCCGGATCTACCCCAACGACCTCGATTCCAGTCACCTACTTCGGACTACGATTAAGATAGTAATTATTCTTTGAATTAAGTGAACTATATATCAATTTAAAGTTCAGAATCAAGAGAATATAGTGGTTTATATCAGGGCCTCGTAGAGTATCTTCCAGTAAGCCGACATGCCTCAACGGGGTACTTCATCGAATTTATCACGTTTTCAGTGACTTCCTGTCTAATTTCAAGCCAAACTTCCTGCGCAGCTCCAATCAGGATACCCAAAGCTTCCTTAGAAACTGGATAGGATGCTAATTCAGGATATTTCTCACAtgtcctttttctttctattttcttttttttttttttttttttttttttttttttttccaGGACTTATTATAGATTTTCTATAGGGCTAAGATCAGGACTATGCAGCGGCCAGTCAATCGGAATAACTCCTTCTCGTCAAGCCTATTTCTTCAAAAAAATATTAGCTTTAAACGTTGGTCCGTTATCATACTGGAAAGTTATTCCCTCTTTAACTATTGCTGGAAGCTGTTCCTGTAAATATTGTAAAATAATTCGTCCTGTGACGCTGCCACGCCCTGCGTCCGAATCTCCGTTGAGAGGGACAAGATCAGCACTCGATTGGAAGGAAATAGCTGCAAAAATCATCTTATGTCTCTGGGGCATCCTGCGAGGCTGCACTTTATCTTACCTTGGTCTTTCTCCCTGTGTTGCAGTCAGTACAGCGAATGCGATGAGGAGGGCCTCAAGTTACAGATCTGTAAATTGACCACTTGATATAATAGCCGTCGGTACGGCCAATTGAGACCTCGTCAGAAAACCATCAATTATGCCAAAACATCTCCTCCACCCCTCCCAAGTGCTATTTCTCGAGCTGCTCAAGGGTTCCGTAAAAGACATCTGGAAGCATCCATCAAGCGCGTCGCTAAATTGATCAATCTTGCAAAGAAGCCAGTAATTTCTGCTGGACATGGCATCACTAACTCAGAGAACTGCCCAAGGTTTCTCAAAGCTTTAGCTGACAAGTCTTCGATCCCAGTGACtacttctcttcttggccttggcgcCTTAGATGAGCTGGACGAGAAGTCCCTGCACATGGTCGGCATGCATGGCTCAGCGTATGTCAACATGTCCATGCAGGAAGCGGACCTCATCATTGCTCTTGGGGGACACTTTGATGACCGTGTGACTGGTAATACAGGTCAATTTGCCCCAGGCGCGAAGCCAGCAGTGCTCGAAGACCGAGGAGGCATTGTTCATTTCGAAATAATGCCCACGAATATCAGCAGGGTAGTGCGAGCAACCCAGGCTGTTGAAGGCGACGTAGCCACAAATTTGCAACTCCTCATTCCTTTGGCCGAAGAGAGATCTATGTCCGATCGAAAAGAATGGTTCCATCAGATAAACGAGTGGAAGAGGAAATGGCCGCTTAACGACTACGAACGGGCTGGAGAATCTGGTCGCATGAAGTCACAGGAAATGGTTGAGCAACTCAGCAACCTGATACAAGGTAGAAAGGCGAATACGCTCATCACCAATGGTGTTGGGCAACATCAGGTATGGACTGCTTAACACTTCCGTTGGCGGTACCAGCGTACCATGATTACCTCCGGGGATGGGTACGATGGGTTACGGTCTGCCTGCTGCCATTGGCCCGAAGCTGGCCAGGCCAGATGCCCTCGTCATTAATATAGATGGTGACGCTTCTTTTCCTATGACCTTGACTGAACTCAGCACGGCTGCATAGTATAATATCGGAGTAAAGGTCATTTTGTTGAACAATGAAGAGCTAGGCATGGTCGGATAATGGCAGAACTTGTTCTACGAGGATCGGTACAGCTACACTCATCATAAAAACCCCGATTTCATAAAGTTTGCGGACTCGATGGGCGTACCATATCGGCGTGTTTCAAAGCCTGAGGAGGTCACAGATAACTTGAAGTGACTCATTGATACTGATGGTCCAGCTCTTCTGGAGGCCATAACAGAAAAGAAAGTGCTTGTCTTACCCATGGTGCCGCCAGGGGGTGCCTTACATGAGTTCATTACTTGGGATCCAGGCATACTTGTGCATTGTGGAGTAGAGGGAGCTCTACCCACTTCTCCACCCTACCCCGGTAGAGTGGGTAGAGTAGTGGGTAGATTGGTGGATAGActataaggtaggtagggAAGGCTGATGCCGTATATATGCTCAATTCTTCGTAATAAGCCACTTTGTATTATACATCCCAACCCTCCTCATCAAAATCAATATTCATATCATCATCTATCTCTACAGCCTCTACCATCATCGCTGGCTGCCCCTTCGAAGAGATGAGCTTCCTTGCAAACCAATTGCCCATGCGCTCTAACCTCTGGAGGTTCTCTGGCGATAACCTAAGCCTATCCCAGCTCTGCATACGGCGTTCTCTAGAGAATTGTCGTTCTGGTTCAGCAGAGGAGGGTGCGATTGAGAGGATATTGATGGCCATACGGTGGAGACGAGGATAGCGCCGGCGTTGCTCTGGAACTAACCACTACTGAAGAGGAGTTATCTTCAGAGCATCAATATCGATAGTTTTATCTTCAATAAACGCCATAATCGTATCCTTATACTCTTACGAAGTAGGTTGTACTCTTAGACGACGTTCCAGTTGGTCTAATTCATTCTCTACTCTCTTCCTCAAGGATGGATGATGCGTATCGATAGCAGCAATAGCAGCAGGGGCAGGGAGTTATTCATGAACGAGATGCGCGTATTCCTTCTGCCAGATCGAATAAGCAGCATCGATAGTCTTCTGATGTCACTCTTCCAGCCAGTTTTGAAGAATGTAATTCTTAGGCTTCGAGGGATCGAGAAGCATCGTGGCGGCGTATTCTGACGTTGACTTAACGAGGGCAACCAGCCCATCTTAATAGAATGAACCATGCGGAGATCCTTCTCTGGGCCTGATTTATATAGCACCTATAAAACATCAGCTTGAAGCATTGTCTTAATGAGGTAAGGTAAAGCTTCTGGTCGTCAAAATAGGTGAGGATAGCATCCATCAGGGTAAGGAACTAGGATAATGAAGCCTCACTGCCTTCAACCCAGAGAGTACCACTAGCAAATACAGAGAGCTGTTTCGAAGCCATACAGCTAGGTTATGAAGCTTCTGGAGCGCAGTAGTAGCACCCCAGCCTTTAAAACTTTTATGTTTCGCTTTAACTATACTCCCTCTTCTCTGGGCTTGTCCATGAGCTCTTATTGAGGCCGGGTTATCTTCAACGACCGGTACATCAAGATAGGCGGAGAACAGCTCGTAAGGGTCGGTATCTTCCGTCTCTTCAATGGCCGCGACGGCAGCTTCGAGAGCTTCTTTTGAGGTGGAAAGGAGAAAGGCTTGAAGTACAAGGTTAAGAATATAATCAAGGCAGCATATACGGTGTGTAATTAAATCATAATCAATCTGTTCATTATAAGTGAATACTTATCTAAAAGCTAGTGTATATAAACCAAAAATTCAAGTTTTAGAGACTGGGAGAGCCCTATAAGTAAAGTATTATTTGAAGTGGCGTTATCTCTAGTGTGATAACCGAGTTTCGTTGTTATCCCCAAGGGTTTAAGGGTGCGGAGTATGGTAGCCGCTTGGACTTCTCCAGAGTGGCTAAAGAGCACCTGTGGGAGTCCTAGCATCCCATGTTTGAACTGGTAATCCTGGGAGATCCACCTAACACAGATGTAGAGGTATGCCTTTCGAGCTGGAGATGTCTACGTATCTGTGGATATATGGATATCCCCAATAGCTTCCTGGATGTTGTTCTGGAGTATTTGACGATATATCTTGTAATTGAGAACCAGCGCACGGAGAAATGTTCTTCTGTTAAACTGTGCAAGATCCGAGATCTCTGAGTTGGCAGAGAGGAGGAGATTATGGGGTTCTGGCCACTCAATGGCATTGAGAGGAAGCCTCCTTCTAGCACAGAGTGCTAGCAATGCCTGGAGATGCCGTGGCCGGCCATAAGCCTCTGGGAGGACCAATTCTCTCGAAGCCTCGTCCTTTTGAAGCAAAAGCAAATTCATGAACTGCTGGCCAGGCACAAATTTGGGCTTGGAAGAGGTTTGTCGGTCTTCCATATCCAGCCACCTCTTCCACAGAGGCGGGTGATTGAGACGAAGATGATCTCGGGCTCCTGATGTGTATATTGTACTCcaactcttcttcttattatCCCAATAGGCGATACAGTAATGTAGGCGTCGTAGGGACGGTGGGAGATAATGAATCTTGTGAGAAAGACATGGTTAGAGGTACATATGATAAAGATAGGACTACAACACAATATTTTGGTGTGGATGCCGGTAGTAACAGGTAGGGAAGGGGATGAGAAGTGAGTTAATTCCTTGCAAAGGTTTCTAGGTAGATATATATGAAAAGGAGTAAACTACCTATTCAATGTAGTGCCAAGTAGGCTACAAGCAGGCAGTAGTAGGCCGTAGCAGGCAACATTTTTGGTAGCATGAACTCACGCGAGAGGTCACCACAATATATATTGAGCAGAATGAATAAAATCAGACGACTTGTCAAGGAGTTGAGCATCTACAATCTTAATCTTATCAGATGATAAGATCTAATTGACCAATCAGGAGTGGGTAGAGTGGGTAGCTCTACCCACTTCTGCTCTACTCTACCAAGCTAGAGTAGAGGAGATACCTCCTTTACCTTACCCGGCAGAATGGGTAGAGGTCCCTCTACAATGCTCAAGTATGCATCCAAGACGATTCCACACATGGCGAAGCAGATAGTGATAGCTAGCCATCAACAATCTGCGGGACCAAAACATTTTCCGATGCTAGCTGGCTGCTTGTATCATGCGGTGACAGAGTGTGCGTGGTTCGTAAAGGAAAATGAGAATGCGGAGATGGTAGTTGGACTAGACGCTATTAAGCACGCACTTCGAGTGCTAAAGTCCGAGTGGA contains these protein-coding regions:
- a CDS encoding acetolactate synthase I/II/III large subunit — translated: MSMQEADLIIALGGHFDDRVTGNTGQFAPGAKPAVLEDRGGIVHFEIMPTNISRVVRATQAVEGDVATNLQLLIPLAEERSMSDRKEWFHQINEWKRKWPLNDYERAGESGRMKSQEMVEQLSNLIQGRKANTLITNGVGQHQVWTA